The Triticum dicoccoides isolate Atlit2015 ecotype Zavitan chromosome 6A, WEW_v2.0, whole genome shotgun sequence genome has a window encoding:
- the LOC119318770 gene encoding DNA-directed RNA polymerases IV and V subunit 4-like, with translation MANRGGKGSYPPSKSGALNGRQMVLISDDSDSDDFFEEEAPPTHSKSNGKASSDSLKTGGKASSFSNGEGSKGGKAFSAGKGGKGSASNAKPAMSDAELKLQLDMSPNSILLTNCEAAEMLQKIQGHMAILSEDPKIKIPESFDKAFQYAKEGNHFTSAKLVKEILEPLKDYGVNDGEICMIANIGPETIEEVYALIPSLKATRSINEGKIAEALTALANIKASK, from the exons ATGGCGAACAGGGGAGGGAAGGGGTCGTACCCCCCGTCCAAGTCAG GAGCACTGAACGGAAGGCAGATGGTTCTGATTTCTGATGATTCTGATTCTGATG ATTTTTTCGAAGAAGAGGCTCCCCCCACACACTCCAAGTCAAATGGGAAAGCTTCATCTGATAGCCTAAAAACTGGTGGAAAGGCTTCATCCTTTTCTAATG GAGAAGGTAGCAAAGGAGGGAAGGCATTTAGTGCTGGGAAGGGTGGGAAGGGCTCCGCATCAAATGCAAAGCCTGCAATGTCTGATGCAGAACTAAAGCTTCAGCTTG ATATGTCTCCAAATTCTATATTGTTAACGAACTGTGAAGCAGCAGAAATGTTGCAGAAAATTCAGGGACATATGGCTATCTTATCAGAGGATCCGAAGATAAAAATTCCCGA gtCGTTTGACAAGGCCTTTCAATATGCAAAAGAAGGAAATCACTTCACCTCTGCGAAGTTGGTGAAAGAAATCCTGGA ACCCCTTAAAGACTATGGTGTTAATGATGGCGAG ATATGCATGATAGCGAACATTGGGCCTGAGACCATTGAAGAGGTTTATGCACTCATACCGTCTCTCAAG GCCACTAGGTCGATCAATGAAGGCAAGATCGCGGAGGCCCTTACCGCCCTCGCTAACATAAAAGCCTCCAAGTGA
- the LOC119319094 gene encoding ATP synthase subunit 9, mitochondrial-like, translating into MTRKVFYRLEMLEGAKSIGAGAATIALAGAAVGIGNLSSLIHSVVRNPSLAKQSFGYAILGFALTEAIALFAPMMAFLISFVF; encoded by the coding sequence ATGACAAGAAAAGTGTTTTATCGACTCGAGATGTTAGAAGGTGCTAAATCAATAGGTGCCGGAGCTGCTACAATTGCTTTAGCCGGAGCTGCTGTCGGTATTGGAAACCTCAGTTCTTTGATTCATTCCGTGGTGCGAAATCCATCATTGGCTAAACAATCATTTGGTTATGCCATTTTGGGCTTTGCTCTCACCGAAGCTATTGCATTGTTTGCCCCAATGATGGCCTTCCTGATCTCATTCGTTTTCTGA